One region of Trinickia violacea genomic DNA includes:
- a CDS encoding ATP-binding protein: MFTKWLSSGLIELGDFYRFTFGAETYHEVSSGPSQLLAPLSDCRSPNNKNEALTFATALRETRAIDPDSALHDSIYVERFSRLLPTYRTISRVEDDVVLGSLLTGGAQVSAKSFRRLHQMLTWIGAGNLREVIAAARIDIADDDSPTDAVRVANLPDSRKHETKPEENAAAGSIVKREAGMSLGKPFELIGRPQLESFFNEHVVDIVRYKDRYRALGIDFPSATVLHGPPGCGKTFAVEQLVEYLGWPSFQIDASSVASPYIHETSRKVSEMFDKAMQNAPSVLVIDEMEAFLADREIGGGGGHHRVEEVAEFLRRIPEAIKNEVLIIAMTNRVEMIDPAIMRRGRFDNVIEVAYPDEVEVAALLVKLLATLPKDQTVDPLLLAKALAGRPLSDAAFVVREGARLSARAGSDMLGQDFLLAALEAAPSRTGEDSERRIGFV, translated from the coding sequence TTGTTCACCAAGTGGTTGTCCTCCGGACTGATTGAGCTCGGTGACTTCTACCGGTTCACGTTCGGGGCCGAGACCTATCACGAGGTTTCCTCCGGCCCGAGCCAACTGCTTGCGCCACTGTCCGATTGCCGCTCACCCAACAATAAGAATGAGGCCCTCACGTTCGCTACTGCCCTGCGCGAGACTCGCGCGATCGACCCGGACAGCGCTCTTCACGACTCCATCTACGTCGAAAGATTCAGCCGCCTGCTACCCACCTATCGGACCATCTCACGCGTAGAGGACGACGTCGTGCTCGGCTCTTTGCTGACCGGCGGCGCGCAGGTTTCCGCCAAGTCGTTCCGGCGCCTGCACCAGATGCTCACGTGGATCGGAGCCGGGAACCTTCGCGAAGTCATCGCAGCGGCGCGAATCGACATTGCCGATGACGACTCGCCTACCGATGCGGTCAGAGTCGCTAATCTTCCGGATTCCCGGAAACACGAGACTAAGCCAGAGGAGAACGCTGCTGCTGGCTCCATTGTGAAGCGCGAGGCTGGCATGAGCTTGGGTAAACCGTTCGAATTAATCGGACGCCCGCAGCTCGAGTCCTTCTTCAATGAGCACGTCGTCGATATCGTTCGTTACAAGGACCGCTACCGCGCGCTGGGCATCGATTTTCCCTCGGCGACTGTGCTGCACGGCCCGCCAGGGTGCGGAAAGACCTTTGCGGTCGAGCAACTGGTTGAGTATCTAGGATGGCCGAGTTTCCAAATTGATGCATCCTCCGTTGCGAGCCCCTACATCCACGAAACCAGCCGAAAGGTTTCCGAGATGTTTGACAAAGCAATGCAAAACGCGCCGTCAGTGTTGGTGATTGACGAAATGGAGGCGTTTCTGGCCGACCGGGAAATTGGCGGAGGCGGGGGCCACCACCGGGTCGAGGAGGTCGCCGAATTCTTGCGGCGCATCCCCGAGGCTATCAAAAACGAGGTTCTGATCATTGCGATGACTAACCGGGTGGAGATGATTGATCCCGCGATCATGCGCCGCGGTCGGTTTGACAATGTCATCGAGGTCGCCTATCCGGACGAGGTTGAGGTGGCGGCATTGCTCGTAAAGTTGCTGGCAACCCTACCGAAGGACCAGACCGTCGATCCACTGCTTTTGGCCAAGGCGCTCGCGGGTCGTCCACTTTCAGACGCCGCGTTTGTGGTTCGCGAAGGTGCGCGGCTATCTGCGCGCGCTGGGAGCGACATGCTTGGCCAAGACTTCCTCCTCGCCGCACTCGAAGCCGCGCCGTCACGCACCGGGGAGGACTCCGAGCGGCGCATCGGATTCGTCTGA
- a CDS encoding Hsp70 family protein produces MKNYIGIDLGTTNSAICAYDGESLRLFKSPEQNNVTPSAIFIDKRNNKYFGKRAYDNAARNPENAATIFKRLMGTSTPVRLPGLDLTMTPEECSAEILRVLFGYLPEEIRNAPDTGTVITVPAAFNQMQKDATMAAAEKAGLGSVALMQEPVAAVMSVMRHRKSDGMFLVYDLGGGTLDIAIAESISGRVSLLSHGGIAMCGGRDFDRLLLDNVVKPWLLANFDLPENFSTDKHYATLRHLAIWAAEKAKIELSSSDEAVIALDDSELRVRDESGTDIYLDIAITRERFDELISEKVGESIAAAREAMVKAGLSPHDIGRVVFVGGPTQYKPLRDKVAFELGIAASTDVDPMTAVAEGAAVFAESIDWASQNRGRKSGRGSLAAGGALDLSFNFQARTPDLKAKLIAKVGGKAADGTAFQIDSLDTGWTSGRVVLRDGATIEVPLAKPGENLFKVFVFDAAGGSVKLPEDKLAISRTAAQIDAIPASHSIGVEAREKIGGRVVLDYLVREGDQLPKSGSKTFKAEESLRADAAGSIKFKLWEGAIEDPVSDNEFIGMFEIKGTDFSDGVIAKGADLLCEYEVLDSGNIVLEVTVPSIGGSFHSGRNFYSRQEGQIDYSKAAKRIEDESERVGRRLQEISLQVHDSRLDQASNRLERASSLGGESDPESAKQAMDDVREAKKLLAQARKEHLAVIRRMELDKAVEFFDSVIRKFARPAEGGAFDNLAKTAQRAIDNNSGDFESLLDEMRGRNFSILWRQDWFVIDRLKWFSERAFEFSDAAQHDQLCRLGREARESNDIDRLRQIVGQLDLIRVVTSNEDDLLAGSNILVG; encoded by the coding sequence ATGAAGAACTACATCGGAATCGACCTGGGAACGACGAACAGTGCAATCTGCGCGTATGACGGTGAAAGTCTGCGGTTGTTCAAGAGCCCTGAGCAGAACAACGTCACGCCGTCGGCCATATTCATCGACAAGCGCAACAACAAATATTTCGGCAAACGTGCATACGACAACGCCGCTCGCAATCCAGAAAACGCTGCGACCATATTCAAGCGCTTAATGGGCACCAGCACGCCAGTCCGCCTGCCAGGGCTTGATTTGACGATGACCCCGGAAGAGTGCTCCGCCGAAATCCTGCGCGTGCTATTCGGATACCTGCCCGAGGAAATCCGCAATGCTCCGGATACCGGGACAGTGATTACTGTTCCTGCGGCCTTCAATCAGATGCAGAAGGACGCAACGATGGCTGCTGCTGAAAAGGCTGGGCTGGGAAGCGTCGCCCTCATGCAGGAGCCCGTCGCCGCCGTCATGAGCGTCATGCGCCACCGCAAAAGCGACGGAATGTTCCTGGTCTACGATTTAGGTGGCGGAACCCTTGACATCGCCATCGCTGAGAGCATCAGCGGGCGAGTCAGTCTCTTATCACACGGCGGCATTGCGATGTGTGGCGGACGGGATTTCGACCGCCTGTTGCTCGACAATGTTGTTAAACCTTGGCTTCTCGCGAACTTCGACTTGCCGGAAAATTTCTCCACCGACAAACACTACGCGACCCTGCGCCACCTGGCCATTTGGGCGGCCGAGAAAGCGAAGATCGAGCTTTCGTCTAGCGATGAGGCGGTGATCGCGCTCGACGACAGCGAACTGCGAGTGCGCGATGAGTCCGGAACGGATATCTACCTTGACATCGCCATAACCCGGGAGCGCTTCGACGAGTTGATCTCCGAGAAAGTCGGGGAATCTATCGCCGCGGCACGCGAGGCAATGGTCAAGGCCGGACTGAGTCCCCATGACATTGGACGCGTAGTATTCGTAGGAGGGCCGACCCAATACAAGCCGCTTCGCGACAAGGTGGCCTTCGAGCTGGGTATCGCGGCATCCACTGATGTCGACCCGATGACAGCCGTGGCCGAAGGCGCTGCTGTATTCGCAGAATCGATCGACTGGGCAAGCCAAAACCGAGGCCGAAAAAGTGGACGCGGGTCGCTGGCTGCCGGCGGTGCGCTCGATTTGTCCTTCAACTTTCAGGCACGCACGCCCGACTTAAAGGCCAAGTTGATTGCCAAGGTAGGTGGCAAGGCGGCGGACGGCACCGCCTTCCAAATTGACAGTCTGGATACTGGGTGGACCTCGGGTCGAGTCGTCCTCAGAGATGGCGCGACAATTGAAGTCCCGCTCGCTAAACCCGGCGAGAATCTGTTCAAAGTGTTCGTGTTCGATGCCGCAGGCGGGTCGGTGAAGTTGCCTGAGGACAAACTCGCGATTTCGAGGACTGCAGCGCAGATTGATGCGATTCCCGCCTCCCATTCCATAGGAGTGGAAGCCCGAGAGAAAATCGGCGGTCGGGTCGTCTTGGACTACCTGGTTCGTGAGGGCGACCAGCTCCCTAAAAGCGGCAGCAAGACCTTCAAGGCCGAGGAGTCCCTGCGCGCCGACGCAGCTGGATCGATCAAGTTCAAGCTATGGGAGGGGGCGATCGAGGATCCAGTTTCGGACAATGAGTTTATTGGCATGTTCGAGATCAAGGGAACGGACTTCTCCGATGGTGTGATCGCCAAGGGCGCTGATTTACTGTGCGAATACGAGGTGCTTGACTCCGGCAACATCGTTCTCGAGGTTACCGTCCCCTCCATCGGCGGCTCCTTTCACAGCGGCCGCAACTTCTATTCGCGCCAGGAAGGGCAGATCGACTATAGCAAGGCGGCCAAGCGCATCGAGGACGAATCTGAGCGCGTCGGTCGCCGGCTCCAGGAAATCTCACTTCAGGTCCACGACTCGCGCCTCGATCAGGCAAGCAACCGGCTAGAACGGGCATCTAGCTTAGGCGGCGAGAGCGATCCCGAGTCTGCCAAGCAAGCAATGGACGACGTCCGGGAGGCAAAAAAACTTCTGGCGCAAGCGCGCAAGGAGCACCTTGCGGTCATCCGTCGGATGGAGCTGGACAAAGCTGTCGAATTCTTCGACTCGGTCATTCGGAAATTCGCACGGCCCGCGGAGGGCGGAGCGTTTGACAACCTCGCTAAAACAGCTCAGCGCGCGATCGACAACAACAGCGGCGATTTCGAGTCGCTCCTTGATGAGATGCGTGGAAGAAACTTCTCAATCCTCTGGCGTCAGGACTGGTTTGTCATCGACCGACTCAAATGGTTTTCAGAGCGCGCATTCGAGTTTTCCGATGCCGCACAGCATGACCAGCTGTGCCGTCTCGGACGTGAAGCTCGGGAGTCAAATGACATCGACAGGTTGCGACAGATCGTCGGTCAGCTCGACTTGATCCGGGTTGTCACCTCGAACGAGGATGATCTGCTCGCGGGATCGAACATTCTGGTGGGGTAA
- a CDS encoding NUDIX hydrolase → MKKLFPLVTADVALFTIEDHSLRVLLVKRANEPEQGTWALPGGVLDPGKDCSLDDTARRVLSGKTHVDVPFLEQVATFSGAKRDPRGWSLSVLYYALLPRDQVPAVAGEKTEEIKWVEAFTPAVPLGFDHANLLATAHARLRDKVQRAALPLHLLPARFTLTDLQRTCEVILGRPLDKSAFRRRLKDEPGLIELEGEFLRGAQRPAQLYRADDGFRF, encoded by the coding sequence ATGAAAAAACTGTTCCCTCTCGTGACGGCTGACGTCGCGCTATTTACGATCGAAGACCACAGCTTGCGAGTGCTGCTCGTCAAGCGCGCGAACGAACCCGAGCAAGGCACGTGGGCCCTGCCCGGCGGCGTGCTCGATCCGGGAAAGGACTGCAGCCTTGATGACACGGCTCGACGGGTGCTTTCAGGGAAAACCCACGTCGATGTGCCTTTTCTGGAGCAAGTCGCGACGTTCAGCGGCGCCAAGCGAGATCCTCGGGGATGGTCGCTAAGCGTGCTCTATTACGCGCTATTGCCGCGCGATCAAGTTCCCGCAGTGGCGGGCGAGAAGACCGAAGAAATCAAATGGGTCGAAGCCTTCACACCTGCGGTCCCGCTCGGATTCGACCACGCTAACCTGTTGGCAACGGCGCACGCGAGATTGCGTGACAAGGTGCAGCGCGCCGCACTACCGCTACACCTGTTGCCTGCGCGCTTCACGCTCACCGACTTGCAGCGAACGTGTGAAGTCATCCTCGGTCGGCCGCTCGATAAGAGCGCCTTCCGAAGGCGCCTAAAAGACGAGCCCGGTCTGATCGAGCTTGAGGGTGAGTTTTTGCGCGGTGCCCAGCGGCCAGCGCAGTTGTATCGCGCAGACGATGGATTTCGCTTTTGA
- a CDS encoding DUF3293 domain-containing protein: MFPDSDIPRNTIQAYLETHYHVRGDTPTTLLVGQFNATLAVLHEARRVTASAFVTACNPFSQSLDPEANAARHEELARDLEGQGLTFIEGVGKHPSNDWPAEASFLVLGANVDVAKTLGSRHGQNAIIWCGADAVPQLILLR, translated from the coding sequence TTGTTTCCAGACTCAGACATCCCACGCAACACTATCCAGGCTTACCTGGAAACCCACTACCACGTGAGAGGCGACACGCCGACGACGTTGCTCGTCGGCCAGTTCAACGCCACCCTCGCCGTCCTTCATGAAGCCCGTCGAGTCACGGCGAGCGCGTTTGTCACTGCCTGCAATCCGTTCAGCCAGAGCCTAGACCCAGAGGCCAATGCCGCTCGGCACGAGGAGCTGGCACGCGACCTGGAAGGACAAGGCCTTACGTTCATCGAGGGTGTCGGCAAACATCCCTCAAATGACTGGCCTGCCGAAGCGAGCTTCCTTGTGCTGGGCGCGAATGTCGACGTCGCGAAGACCTTGGGCTCAAGACACGGGCAGAACGCGATCATCTGGTGCGGAGCCGATGCCGTGCCTCAGCTGATTCTCTTGCGCTGA
- a CDS encoding AAA family ATPase, with protein MAETKRRLLRAALDILEGDDGNDEPRNGILLFGEPGNGKTLFAEALAGELAVPFLPIAFGDTASKWINETPEKIKAVFRTSLEAGACVLLIDEIDSFLKPRDNGANVHSMDRDIVNTMLTEIVNLRGSKVILVAATNFIDQLDTAGIREGRFDFKIEIPPPDLKARVNLIGHSICNHLGPKTVARATAEVLAGRWEGFSASRLSSLGRQLRDMHRDGEFSGLVTFDIAMRAMRLLQGRRGQLPENVKAVDDIVMPTASRNVLHDLAYRMREVHRLERLGGCLPRGLLFYGPPGTGKTQAAMALAKASGYAFLKTTGADLIARPDSWERLVREARDIRPAIAFIDEADDILVDRRYSNVVSLTNKILTTLDGAGGGIRDVIFIAATNHQDRMDPAALRGGRFSEKVRFDVPDSADLRRYINATLGRIAKRRYSVILGTFAQCMAELSGRSIADADAVISEAVNRAATRAIRENIAEIRPADVAAAARSVLAAKSTGA; from the coding sequence ATGGCAGAGACCAAGCGGCGACTGCTGCGCGCCGCGCTGGACATTCTCGAGGGCGACGATGGGAACGACGAGCCGCGCAACGGCATTCTCCTCTTCGGCGAACCGGGCAACGGCAAGACGCTCTTTGCCGAGGCACTCGCCGGTGAACTCGCGGTACCGTTCCTGCCGATCGCCTTTGGCGACACGGCGTCGAAATGGATCAACGAGACGCCGGAGAAAATCAAGGCTGTCTTCCGTACCTCACTCGAGGCGGGGGCCTGCGTGCTCTTGATCGATGAAATCGACTCGTTCCTCAAACCCCGCGATAACGGCGCCAACGTGCACTCGATGGATCGGGATATCGTGAACACGATGCTTACGGAAATCGTGAACCTGCGTGGATCGAAGGTGATCCTGGTAGCGGCGACCAACTTCATCGACCAGTTGGATACCGCCGGCATCCGTGAGGGACGTTTCGACTTCAAGATTGAGATTCCGCCGCCCGACCTGAAGGCACGCGTCAACCTGATCGGCCACTCTATCTGCAATCACTTGGGTCCTAAAACCGTCGCACGCGCCACCGCAGAAGTTTTAGCCGGTCGATGGGAGGGATTCAGCGCATCACGGTTGAGTTCGCTAGGACGCCAGTTACGGGATATGCATCGCGACGGTGAGTTCAGCGGTCTGGTCACCTTCGACATCGCAATGCGGGCTATGCGCCTGCTTCAGGGGCGCCGCGGCCAGCTGCCTGAAAACGTCAAGGCGGTGGACGATATCGTCATGCCCACGGCTTCCCGCAACGTGCTGCACGACCTCGCTTACCGGATGCGTGAGGTGCACCGGCTCGAGCGACTCGGCGGCTGCCTGCCGCGGGGCCTGCTCTTCTACGGACCGCCCGGGACCGGCAAGACGCAGGCCGCAATGGCGCTCGCGAAAGCGTCCGGCTATGCGTTCCTCAAGACTACGGGCGCCGACCTCATTGCGCGGCCCGACTCCTGGGAGCGCCTCGTGCGGGAGGCCCGTGATATCCGCCCGGCGATCGCGTTCATCGACGAAGCTGACGACATTCTTGTTGATCGTCGGTACTCGAATGTCGTGTCGTTGACCAACAAAATCCTCACCACCCTCGACGGTGCCGGCGGGGGCATCCGGGACGTCATTTTCATTGCGGCCACGAATCATCAAGACCGGATGGATCCTGCGGCTCTGCGCGGTGGCCGGTTCAGTGAGAAGGTCCGGTTTGACGTGCCGGACAGTGCGGACCTGCGGCGCTACATCAACGCGACGTTGGGGCGAATCGCCAAGCGACGCTATTCGGTGATACTTGGCACATTCGCCCAATGCATGGCCGAGCTCTCCGGACGCTCGATTGCGGACGCGGACGCGGTGATCTCTGAAGCCGTAAACCGTGCCGCCACCCGGGCCATTCGAGAGAACATCGCTGAGATCCGGCCAGCCGATGTCGCGGCGGCCGCACGATCCGTGCTTGCCGCCAAGAGCACCGGCGCCTGA
- the metK gene encoding methionine adenosyltransferase has translation MTIQNGLFSSESVSEGHPDKLADRISDRILDAFLSKDPYARVACETLLADQCVIVAGEFKTKRIDDFHAVRESAASLVRDVLRETGYRDAETGISPDRCEIQIRFNGQSQDISQGVDRADGVLGAGDQGLMFGYATDETPELMPAPIVYAHRLVRRQAELRKTAALPWLQPDAKSQVTLRYVDGRPVAIEAVVLSTQHDDGIDLEDLRHAVQKHVINPVIPEALRSKSLRTLINPTGRFVTGGPKGDAGLTGRKIIVDTYGGAAPHGGGAFSGKDPSKVDRSAAYMARFLARQVVARGWARRALVQLAYAIGVAEPVSFVVETYGTATDTRRDIAVQLAREFDLRPQGIIDTLDLLRPIYYPTAAYGHFGRDDLRLPWESVT, from the coding sequence ATGACAATTCAAAACGGGCTTTTTTCTTCAGAATCCGTTTCCGAGGGACATCCTGACAAGCTCGCCGACCGGATTTCCGACCGCATCCTCGATGCATTCCTCTCCAAAGACCCTTACGCACGGGTGGCCTGCGAGACGCTGCTTGCCGACCAGTGCGTGATCGTCGCAGGTGAATTTAAAACGAAGCGGATCGACGATTTTCACGCCGTGCGCGAGTCTGCCGCATCCCTGGTCCGCGACGTGCTGCGCGAAACCGGGTACCGCGATGCCGAGACGGGCATTTCGCCGGACCGGTGCGAGATCCAGATCCGCTTCAACGGCCAATCGCAGGATATCAGTCAGGGCGTCGACCGCGCTGATGGCGTACTGGGAGCGGGCGATCAAGGACTGATGTTCGGCTACGCGACTGACGAAACGCCTGAGTTGATGCCCGCGCCGATCGTGTACGCGCATCGGCTCGTCCGTCGGCAGGCGGAGCTTAGAAAGACCGCAGCACTTCCTTGGCTCCAGCCCGACGCGAAGTCTCAGGTCACGCTCCGCTATGTAGACGGGCGCCCAGTGGCCATCGAGGCCGTCGTCCTGTCGACCCAGCACGATGACGGCATCGATCTCGAAGATTTGCGGCACGCCGTGCAAAAGCACGTCATCAATCCGGTGATTCCCGAAGCGTTACGCTCGAAGTCTTTGCGCACGTTAATTAACCCGACAGGACGCTTCGTGACCGGTGGCCCCAAAGGCGATGCTGGACTGACCGGCCGCAAGATCATTGTCGACACCTATGGCGGCGCGGCGCCCCATGGTGGTGGCGCTTTCTCGGGCAAGGATCCGTCGAAGGTGGATCGGTCGGCCGCCTACATGGCCCGCTTCCTCGCGCGCCAAGTCGTGGCGCGTGGCTGGGCCAGACGGGCGCTGGTTCAACTGGCCTATGCAATCGGCGTCGCCGAGCCCGTGAGCTTCGTCGTGGAGACTTACGGAACCGCCACGGATACGCGACGGGATATCGCCGTCCAACTCGCGCGCGAATTCGACCTTCGTCCGCAAGGGATCATCGACACGCTCGACCTGTTGCGGCCAATCTACTATCCAACGGCCGCATACGGGCATTTTGGACGCGACGATCTGAGACTACCGTGGGAATCGGTGACCTGA
- a CDS encoding tetratricopeptide repeat protein, which yields MMANDNGKKGFAGLDSMISDVASAPESSAPANPPETAEPSQIFTGSPVAGSRSGGSREMWGVAIAVAIALFAWLVISNKPPQPRPPTAYEATAPSTMAAPTTDEAVSPSTVPSNGNALTVAQNGTVPSYSSYEETVPPVGTGLTLERPQIRYCLSERIRMEAWQGQLNINSQTSVDAFNASVNDYNARCSNYRYRSGDLESVRAEVESNRAALAQQGVSRAASVNASAPVEQNLPAIRTSFDCTKARSDAEHLICNDAQLAAADVDLANLFASAKAVAADQVAFKEHTREQWNYRERNCHDRDCLVQWYAEQRQWLTNVVSNSNVPTQPEETASSPSVAAPAGNCVTTAECAKAMLVFAGSENLAGAMDAARTIDLLPKPQRGDRATARKLNQDALSALNASRPDDAVKLLEQANQADPGDEEIASNLAYAYAADGQLAKSEDTAVLALSLNPRRTAVWAPLAVTLAKENRLDQATEAMWLAYQFSADKQKTLNFIDSRLALETDPAVVKMYSSSKDWLMKNTKPTFH from the coding sequence ATGATGGCGAACGATAATGGAAAGAAGGGATTTGCAGGGCTGGACTCGATGATTTCAGACGTCGCGTCCGCGCCGGAGTCTTCCGCGCCGGCGAATCCCCCAGAGACCGCGGAGCCTTCCCAGATCTTTACGGGATCGCCGGTAGCAGGCTCTAGATCTGGTGGCTCCCGTGAAATGTGGGGTGTCGCAATTGCTGTTGCGATCGCGCTCTTCGCCTGGCTGGTGATCTCAAACAAACCGCCGCAGCCGCGTCCACCGACAGCCTACGAAGCGACTGCCCCGAGCACAATGGCGGCCCCCACCACCGACGAGGCCGTCTCACCATCAACGGTTCCATCCAATGGCAACGCGCTCACCGTGGCGCAGAACGGAACAGTGCCTTCTTACTCCTCATACGAGGAAACCGTGCCACCTGTAGGCACTGGGCTGACGCTGGAGCGGCCACAGATTCGTTATTGCCTCTCGGAAAGAATCCGGATGGAAGCGTGGCAAGGACAGCTAAACATAAATTCACAGACTTCGGTGGATGCGTTTAACGCGTCGGTGAACGATTACAACGCCCGCTGCTCGAATTACCGCTACCGCAGCGGTGATCTTGAAAGTGTCCGCGCGGAGGTCGAGTCGAACCGTGCGGCTCTGGCGCAGCAGGGAGTGTCCAGGGCCGCGAGCGTGAATGCATCAGCGCCTGTCGAACAGAATTTACCGGCTATCAGAACGAGCTTTGATTGCACAAAGGCGCGTTCGGACGCAGAGCATCTTATTTGCAACGACGCGCAACTTGCGGCGGCCGATGTCGATCTGGCAAATCTCTTTGCCAGTGCAAAAGCGGTGGCTGCAGACCAGGTTGCGTTTAAGGAGCACACGCGGGAGCAATGGAACTACCGCGAGCGTAATTGCCACGACCGTGATTGCCTCGTTCAGTGGTATGCAGAGCAGCGGCAGTGGCTAACGAACGTCGTGAGTAATTCAAATGTGCCCACTCAGCCGGAGGAGACGGCAAGCTCGCCGTCGGTCGCCGCGCCAGCAGGAAATTGTGTGACCACTGCCGAATGCGCAAAGGCAATGCTGGTATTTGCAGGCTCCGAAAATCTTGCGGGTGCAATGGATGCAGCAAGGACGATCGATTTACTACCCAAACCGCAACGGGGCGACCGCGCAACAGCTCGGAAGCTCAATCAAGATGCGCTTTCCGCGCTCAATGCATCTAGGCCCGACGACGCGGTGAAACTGCTCGAGCAGGCAAATCAGGCAGACCCCGGCGATGAGGAGATTGCTAGCAACCTCGCTTATGCATATGCTGCGGATGGCCAACTGGCAAAGTCCGAGGACACTGCTGTTCTCGCGCTGTCGCTTAATCCGCGGCGAACGGCCGTTTGGGCGCCGTTGGCAGTTACGCTAGCCAAGGAAAATCGCCTCGACCAGGCGACAGAGGCAATGTGGCTCGCATATCAATTCTCAGCCGATAAACAAAAGACGCTGAATTTCATTGATTCCCGTCTTGCCCTGGAGACGGATCCAGCGGTGGTGAAAATGTATTCCTCAAGTAAAGATTGGCTTATGAAAAATACAAAGCCGACTTTTCACTGA
- a CDS encoding YbjN domain-containing protein: MQKIWTEKDITLETLAAHIEDSGVSCKLEQARIALHTAAGIGYLVVLDEDRKFVRFITYLPVAKDAFEEQKREFEHRLNAEVFMASFWLDDDNDLVVDYPMTYVHGLIAGQFMVNLHRFASMLEYVTGSKNEDGLITLDQKNEQQEQVNDGEPTDSCRLTSHAARLLN, translated from the coding sequence ATGCAAAAAATCTGGACGGAAAAAGACATCACACTTGAAACCCTCGCGGCTCACATCGAGGATTCCGGCGTGTCGTGCAAGCTGGAGCAAGCGAGGATCGCGCTGCATACGGCGGCCGGAATCGGATATCTCGTCGTGCTCGACGAGGACAGGAAATTCGTTCGATTCATTACCTATCTACCGGTGGCAAAGGACGCATTCGAAGAGCAAAAGCGTGAATTCGAGCACCGCTTGAACGCGGAAGTCTTCATGGCGTCGTTCTGGCTAGACGATGACAATGACTTGGTGGTGGACTACCCCATGACGTATGTTCACGGCCTCATCGCAGGCCAGTTCATGGTCAACTTGCATCGGTTCGCGTCGATGCTCGAGTACGTCACGGGTTCAAAGAATGAGGACGGCCTCATTACTCTTGACCAAAAAAACGAGCAGCAGGAGCAAGTAAATGACGGCGAGCCGACCGACTCCTGTCGCCTGACAAGCCACGCTGCGAGGCTGCTGAATTGA
- a CDS encoding ADP-ribosylglycohydrolase family protein yields MNKVDRFRGCLLGLACGDAVGTTVEFRPRGTFKPVVDMTGGGPFNLKPGEWTDDTSMALCMASSLVELDRFDARDMMERFCRWMDEGYLSSNGSCFDVGGTVDDALWRFKETGEPFSGSTDRFAAGNGCLMRLAPIPMFFHHDLEQVIERSGQSSRLTHGARECVEATRLFGAMLFRALSGETKEAIMATSGLPVGDCESVRAIAAGSYRSKTENGIRGSGYVIDSLEAALWCFANTFTFEEAILRATNLGDDADTTAAICGQLAGAHYGMAEIPQQWLDTLVMRDEIRGLADKLARPKDVQ; encoded by the coding sequence ATGAACAAAGTGGATCGCTTTCGTGGGTGTCTTCTCGGTTTGGCGTGCGGGGACGCCGTTGGAACAACGGTTGAGTTTCGGCCGCGGGGGACATTCAAGCCCGTCGTCGATATGACGGGCGGTGGCCCGTTCAATCTGAAGCCCGGGGAGTGGACCGACGACACCTCCATGGCGCTTTGCATGGCTTCCAGTCTTGTTGAACTCGACAGATTCGATGCGCGGGACATGATGGAGCGCTTTTGTCGATGGATGGACGAGGGATATCTAAGTAGCAATGGTTCGTGCTTTGACGTCGGTGGCACAGTCGACGACGCCCTATGGCGATTTAAGGAAACGGGCGAGCCGTTCAGCGGATCGACGGACCGCTTTGCCGCGGGAAATGGTTGCCTCATGCGATTGGCGCCAATACCCATGTTCTTTCACCACGACCTCGAGCAGGTCATCGAGAGGTCCGGGCAAAGCTCGCGTCTGACACACGGCGCACGGGAGTGCGTGGAAGCGACCCGGCTTTTTGGCGCGATGCTCTTTCGGGCACTAAGCGGCGAAACGAAAGAGGCGATTATGGCTACGAGCGGCTTGCCAGTCGGGGATTGTGAAAGCGTGAGAGCGATCGCTGCCGGAAGCTATCGCAGCAAGACCGAAAATGGAATTCGGGGCTCGGGATACGTCATCGATAGCCTTGAAGCGGCGCTCTGGTGTTTTGCCAATACCTTTACGTTCGAGGAGGCGATCCTGCGCGCAACCAACCTCGGTGACGATGCGGACACAACTGCCGCGATCTGCGGGCAGCTCGCCGGCGCTCACTATGGCATGGCGGAAATTCCTCAACAGTGGCTAGACACATTGGTGATGAGAGACGAGATCCGCGGGTTAGCCGACAAGCTCGCTCGTCCAAAAGACGTGCAATGA